One genomic segment of Canis lupus baileyi chromosome 9, mCanLup2.hap1, whole genome shotgun sequence includes these proteins:
- the RIOX1 gene encoding ribosomal oxygenase 1, which translates to MDGLRASGGLLRRGRLRRRRQPQPHSGSVLALPLRPRKIRRQLRRSVASRMAALRAQTLPSEDSEDSRVESTVEDAGDPLPGGAAAIPDAARREPYGHLGPAELREASPAARSLQTPRALVEAQTPPARLVEGPTPPARLVEAPALSARLVPASAPPARLLEVPAAPPRVVEASALLCNAQHLAAAPPSAAPATLSGPQVDGTGGELAWDSPLQRVLAELNRIPSSRRRAARLFEWLISPMPPDHFYRRLWEREAVLVRRQDHAYYQGLFSTADLDSMLRHEEVQFGQHLDAARYINGRRETLNPPGRALPAAAWSLYQAGCSLRLLCPQAFSTTVWQFLAVLQEQFGSMAGSNIYLTPPNSQGFAPHYDDIEAFVLQLEGRKLWRVYRPRVPTEELALTSSPNFSQDDLGEPVLQTVLEPGDLLYFPRGFIHQAECQDGVHSLHLTLSTYQRNTWGDFLEAVLPLAVQAAMEENVEFRRGLPRDFMDYMGAQHSDSKDPRRTAFMEKVRVLVARLGHFAPVDAVADQRAKDFIHDSLPPVLTDREKALSVYGLPIRWEAGEPVNVGAQLTTETEVHMLQDGIARLVGEGGHLFLYYTVENSRVYHLEEPKCLEIYPQQADAMELLLRSYPEFVRVGDLPCDTVEDQLSLATMLYDKGLLLTKMPLT; encoded by the coding sequence ATGGACGGGCTCCGGGCGAGCGGGGGGCTCTTGAGGCGCGGACGGTTGAGACGCCGGCGCCAGCCGCAGCCGCACAGCGGGTCGGTCCTCGCCCTGCCCCTGAGGCCCAGGAAGATCCGAAGGCAGCTGAGGAGAAGCGTGGCGTCCCGCATGGCCGCACTGAGGGCCCAGACGCTGCCGAGCGAGGACTCGGAGGACTCGAGGGTGGAGTCGACGGTCGAGGATGCGGGGGACCCGCTGCCTGGTGGGGCGGCGGCCATCCCCGACGCGGCCCGGCGAGAGCCGTACGGCCACCTGGGGCCTGCAGAGCTGCGGGAGGCCTCGCCCGCGGCCCGCTCCCTGCAGACCCCCCGCGCCTTGGTGGAGGCGCAGACGCCGCCCGCCCGCCTGGTGGAGGGCCCGACCCCGCCGGCCCGCCTGGTGGAGGCGCCCGCCCTGTCCGCGCGTCTGGTGCCGGCTTCCGCGCCGCCCGCGCGCCTGCTGGAGGTGCCCGCGGCGCCGCCCCGCGTGGTGGAAGCCTCGGCCCTGCTGTGCAATGCCCAGCACCTGGCGGCCGCCCCGCCGTCCGCGGCCCCCGCCACGCTGTCGGGGCCGCAGGTGGACGGCACGGGCGGGGAGCTGGCCTGGGACTCCCCGCTGCAGCGCGTCCTGGCCGAGCTGAACCGCATCCCCAGCAGCCGGCGGCGGGCAGCGCGCCTCTTCGAGTGGCTCATCTCGCCCATGCCGCCGGACCATTTCTACCGGCGCCTGTGGGAGCGGGAGGCGGTGCTCGTGCGGCGGCAGGACCACGCCTACTATCAGGGGCTTTTCTCCACCGCGGACCTGGACTCCATGCTGCGCCACGAGGAGGTGCAGTTCGGGCAGCACTTGGACGCCGCTCGCTACATCAACGGGCGGCGCGAGACCCTGAACCCACCCGGCCGcgcgctccccgccgccgcctGGTCCTTGTACCAGGCCGGCTGCTCCCTGCGCCTTCTCTGTCCGCAGGCTTTTTCGACCACCGTGTGGCAGTTTCTGGCTGTGCTCCAGGAGCAGTTTGGAAGCATGGCGGGCTCCAACATTTACCTCACGCCCCCCAACTCGCAGGGCTTTGCTCCCCACTACGACGACATCGAGGCTTTTGTGCTGCAGCTGGAAGGTCGGAAACTCTGGCGTGTGTACCGACCCCGGGTCCCGACTGAGGAGCTGGCTCTGACATCCAGTCCCAACTTCAGCCAGGACGACCTCGGTGAGCCTGTGCTGCAGACTGTGCTGGAACCTGGAGATTTGCTCTATTTTCCCCGGGGCTTTATTCACCAAGCCGAATGCCAGGATGGTGTGCACTCTCTGCACCTCACCTTATCCACGTACCAGCGCAATACCTGGGGCGACTTCCTGGAGGCGGTACTGCCTCTGGCAGTGCAGGCTGCAATGGAAGAAAACGTGGAGTTCCGAAGGGGTCTCCCCCGAGACTTCATGGATTACATGGGAGCCCAGCATTCGGATTCTAAGGATCCACGAAGAACGGCTTTTATGGAGAAGGTGCGAGTCCTGGTTGCCCGCTTGGGACACTTTGCCCCTGTCGATGCTGTGGCTGACCAGCGAGCCAAAGACTTCATCCACGACTCTCTGCCCCCTGTGTTGACTGATAGGGAGAAGGCACTAAGTGTTTATGGGCTCCCAATTCGCTGGGAGGCTGGAGAACCTGTAAACGTTGGGGCCCAGTTAACCACAGAAACAGAAGTGCACATGCTCCAGGATGGGATAGCGCGGCTGGTGGGTGAGGGAGGCCATTTGTTTCTCTATTATACAGTGGAGAACTCCCGTGTTTATCATCTGGAAGAACCCAAGTGCTTGGAGATATACCCTCAGCAAGCTGATGCCATGGAACTCTTGCTCCGCTCCTACCCAGAGTTTGTGAGAGTAGGGGACTTGCCCTGTGACACAGTGGAGGACCAGCTTTCCTTGGCAACCATGTTATATGACAAGGGGCTGCTGCTCACCAAGATGCCTCTAACCTGA